Below is a window of Planococcus rifietoensis DNA.
TGCTGTCCGGTATACGCCCGGCTTCTTCACTGACGCGTTCTACTTGTTTATGGAAAATATCACGCTCTCCATCTTCCGGCCACCCTAATGGATCTATGAGGTGATCATCACACATCACGCCGATAAATATGCCGCTTTTAAGCGCCAAGTTCCAATCGGCATATAACTCGGTGAATTCCAGCTGGGTAATCGTCAAAAGTTCACTTAAAATTTCAGCCTTCAAGGCATTGAACATGAAATCTCTCGTTTCCAACACGCGTTTGTCCTCTTCTTGATCAAGCAAAATCTTTTCCATAGGACTGACAAACCCTCTGAAATGTATTGTGATATATGGCCTTTTGATGGTGACGTAAACAGAAGCAGGCCCTTTTCCGAAATGCTGGCGGAGTAGGTTGGAAATATAGCCCGAAACTTCTGATTGAATTGGTCTTGCTTCCTGCATAATAACTGTCTCCTTCCCGGCACGCGACGGCCG
It encodes the following:
- a CDS encoding DUF2294 domain-containing protein translates to MQEARPIQSEVSGYISNLLRQHFGKGPASVYVTIKRPYITIHFRGFVSPMEKILLDQEEDKRVLETRDFMFNALKAEILSELLTITQLEFTELYADWNLALKSGIFIGVMCDDHLIDPLGWPEDGERDIFHKQVERVSEEAGRIPDSIETLWMSNRTLLLKRSGILVGIEKALIEGGFSEILKLTKRPLERKLLKAAPLNHSLQRNIDEVFMDWNFSHDVGYIAFILSADSR